The following proteins are encoded in a genomic region of Triticum dicoccoides isolate Atlit2015 ecotype Zavitan chromosome 1B, WEW_v2.0, whole genome shotgun sequence:
- the LOC119350352 gene encoding vegetative cell wall protein gp1-like has translation MTCCIQRPCGKKEAAKRSLGLKEAPPCSLHRRDKTVSLHRHAKNPYYPWRRCAGTIKTKLRISPPPRPQTTAGASSFPNRNLCSPKPHIPPPSSDPAAARLPLNPTPCAPSQERPAATSPPGNPRRRAPSPEPPPSSNPAASAAALPGSTQPPPSPSLVAPPPLFPSPNSAATTTCGLSCIAPMLLYLRARLCPATIAFDEPRQPSAWAPSLPPARSDADPDNPATLPSGLPLPLGATSACTSPTTKPLCSSSVSRRPAA, from the exons ATGACCTGCTGCATCCAGCGCCCATgcggcaagaaagaagctgccaagagatccctcggccTCAAGGAGGCGCCCCCGTGCTCCTTGCACCGGCGCGACAAGACCGTGTCCCTGCACCGGCACGCCAAGAACCCATACTACCCCTGGAGGCGGTGCGCGGGTAccatcaagaccaagctccgc ATCTCGCCGCCGCCTCGTCCACAAACCACCGCCGGTGCCTCCTCCTTCCCCAACCGCAACCTCTGCTCCCCTAAGCCCCACATCCCGCCGCCGTCCTCTGATCCCGCCGCCGCGCGCCTTCCCCTGAACCCCACGCCGTGCGCGCCCTCCCAGGAACGCCCCGCCGCCACGAGCCCTCCCGGGAACCCCCGCCGCCGTGCACCCTCCCCGGAACCACCGCCCTCCTCAAATCCCGCCGCCAGTGCCGCCGCCCTCCCCGGATCAACCCAGCCACCGCCATCTCCCTCCCTGGTCGCGCCGCCACCACTCTTTCCCTCCCCAAATAGCGCTGCAACCACCACCTGTGGCCTCTCCTGCATCGCGCCCATGCTCCTCTACCTCCGGGCGCGGCTCTGCCCCGCAACCATCGCCTTCGACGAACCCCGGCAACCATCAGCCTGGGCGCCCTCCCTCCCGCCCGCTCGCTCCGACGCGGATCCGGACAACCCCGCAACCCTCCCCTCCG GACTGCCCTTGCCATTGGGCGCGACCAGTGCCTGTACTTCGCCCACGACCAAGCCACTGTGCTCATCTTCAGTTTCGCGTCGCCCAGCTGCATAA